One window from the genome of Podospora pseudocomata strain CBS 415.72m chromosome 6, whole genome shotgun sequence encodes:
- the CTF1 gene encoding Transcriptional activator of fatty acid utilization (EggNog:ENOG503NXH2; COG:K) — translation MEIDSTPPAAPAPASNKQTSTSPQQSVSPSAAPSAAGTTSTTNTAGGLSFRRQRASRACEVRCDAASLGVPCTNCVAFQIECRIPTPKRKKVASSIAQSKDSDSERGEVDDRSSSLPPGSSTFPSGTRPPAVYHTHEATPLTAPTEEQQKKEEFDNATLANYMNLVMKPKFTRAPITEAGRVAYLGESSNLTLLVHDRQSSADVVHYPLPENIKGSRARLTELDNVEIEILHQRGAFLLPPRSLCDELIDSYFRWIHPVVPVINKTKFMRRYKDPKNPPSLLLLQAMLLAGSRVCTNSQLMDANGSSTPAALTFYKRAKALYDANYEDDRVTIVQSLLLMGWYWEGPEDVTKNVFYWTRVATIVAQGSGMHRSVEGSQLSRSDKRLWKRIWWTLFTRDRSVAVALGRPCHINLDDSDVEMLTEDDFIEDDADHPTGEHPPDPIHVQFFLQYVKLCEIMGLVLSQQYSVAAKGRRQNAIDLTHSDMALADWLQNCPKIVYWEMPRHHFWSALLHSNYYTTLCLLHRAHMPPSGSHRFPEDSAYPSRNIAFQAAAMITSIIENLTAHGELRYCPAYVVYSLFSALIMHVYQLRSPVQSIRQVTQDRIRTCMDALKDVSKVWLVGKMVHTLFESILGNKVLEERLQKAAGKRHRKAQQSLSQLEQHQRMQEKRKYDEMAIDFSVNTPQPQHQESYERSRPQTPSFLNKEQNPNAMPPPTTTATATTSPPPHTRNNGDAFMGGTASRPHTRPATPFNPSFSVPATPPDLYLVTRNSPNLSQSIWENFQPDQLFPEGVQAPFQGQFSPHQHHQNMDASVMAQMQNQNMQGGPAPVDGQHQFGQALPTNRGLAGSPMQNTNNNSNKNGLLQPGMAGFPGNQGANIWQTNFDSQMVDGNSPSDSWSTSSVQGQPLPSTMNVEDWFQFFGINGEAQHGLGFDNVAAAAGLGNMM, via the exons ATGGAGATCGATTCAACGCCTCCGGCAGCCCCCGCGCCGGCATCCAACAAGCAAACGTCCACATCTCCGCAACAGTCGGTATCGCCATCTGCCGCCCCGTCAGCGGCAGGCACGACATCCACAACCAACACGGCCGGTGGATTGAGCTTCAGGAG ACAACGAGCCTCAAGAGCATGCGAG GTTCGATGCGATGCCGCCAGCCTCGGCGTGCCGTGTACCAACTGCGTCGCCTTTCAGATCGAATGCCGCATCCCTACCCCGAAGCGCAAAAAGGTGGCTAGCAGCATCGCCCAGTCCAAGGATTCTGATAG TGAACGAGGCGAGGTCGACGATcgatcatcatcacttccTCCCGGGTCCAGCACTTTTCCCAGTGGCACCCGGCCTCCTGCTGTCTATCACACCCACGAAGCTACCCCCTTGACCGCCCCTACCGAGGAAcaacagaagaaggaggagtttgataATGCCACCTTGGCCAACTATATGAATCTGGTCATGAAGCCCAAGTTTACGCGGGCCCCCATCACCGAGGCCGGCAGGGTGGCCTACCTTGGAGAGTCTTCCAACCTGACGCTGCTTGTTCACGACCGTCAGAGCTCGGCAGATGTCGTCCACTACCCGCTGCCAGAGAATATCAAGGGATCCAGGGCGCGACTGACAGAGCTGGACAATGTCGAGATTGAAATCCTTCACCAGCGAGGAGCCTTCCTGCTCCCGCCAAGGTCCCTCTGCGACGAGCTGATCGACTCATACTTCAGATGGATCCATCCCGTCGTCCCTGTGATCAACAAGACCAAGTTCATGCGCCGGTACAAGGACCCCAAGAACCCGCCGTCTCTGCTTCTGCTACAAGCCATGCTGTTGGCAGGGTCACGGGTGTGTACCAATTCTCAGCTGATGGATGCCAACGGCTCTTCGACGCCGGCAGCCTTGACTTTCTACAAGAGAGCCAAGGCTCTGTACGATGCCAACTATGAGGATGATCGGGTGACCATTGTCCAGTCCCttttgttgatggggtggtaCTGGGAAGGTCCCGAGGACGTCACCAAGAATGTGTTTTACTGGACCCGTGTCGCCACCATCGTCGCCCAGGGCTCGGGTATGCACCGGAGTGTGGAGGGGTCACAGCTCAGCAGGTCTGACAAGAGGTTATGGAAGCGCATCTGGTGGACACTGTTCACTAGGGATCGGTCAGTGGCGGTTGCGCTTGGGCGACCTTGTCACATCAACCTCGATGATTCGGACGTGGAGATGTTGACTGAGGATGACTTCATCGAGGACGATGCCGACCACCCTACTGGTGAACACCCGCCGGATCCCATTCACGTTCAGTTCTTCTTGCAGTATGTCAAGCTCTGTGAGATTAtgggcttggtgttgtcgcAGCAGTACTCGGTGGCGGCCAAGGGCAGGCGGCAGAACGCCATCGACCTCACACACAGCGACATGGCGCTTGCGGACTGGCTTCAGAACTGCCCCAAGATTGTGTACTGGGAGATGCCGAGGCATCACTTCTGGTCTGCGCTGCTTCATTCCAACTACTACACCACACTCTGCCTGCTTCACCGCGCCCACATGCCTCCGAGTGGCTCCCACAGGTTCCCAGAAGACTCGGCCTACCCATCACGCAACATTGCTTTCCAAGCGGCGGCCATGATTACCTCGATTATTGAGAACCTCACAGCTCACGGGGAGCTCCGCTACTGCCCGGCGTATGTGGTATACAGCTTGTTCTCGGCGCTCATCATGCACGTCTACCAGCTCAGGTCACCGGTGCAGTCCATTCGACAGGTTACGCAGGATCGGATCCGCACTTGCATGGATGCTCTTAAGGATGTGTCCAAGGTCTGGCTGGTGGGCAAGATGGTGCACACCCTTTTCGAGTCGATTCTCGGAAACAAGGTGCTTGAGGAGAGGCTGCAGAAGGCGGCTGGCAAGAGACACCGCAAGGCGCAGCAGAGCCTTTCTCAGCTGGAACAGCATCAGCGGATGCAAGAGAAGCGCAAATACGACGAGATGGCGATCGATTTCTCGGTTAACACgccacagccacagcaccAGGAGTCTTATGAACGGTCCCGGCCACAAACGCCCAGTTTCCTGAACAAGGAGCAGAATCCAAACGCGAtgcctccccccaccaccaccgccacagcCACGACCTCACCGCCGCCTCACACCCGCAACAACGGCGACGCGTTCATGGGCGGGACCGCCTCACGCCCGCACACCCGACCGGCAACGCCATTTAACCCTTCGTTCTCTGTTCCAGCCACGCCACCGGACCTCTATCTGGTCACGAGAAACTCACCTAACCTGTCGCAGTCCATCTGGGAAAACTTTCAACCGGATCAGTTGTTCCCCGAGGGCGTCCAAGCGCCGTTCCAGGGGCAGTTTTCGCcgcaccagcaccatcagAACATGGACGCCTCTGTCATGGCTCAGATGCAAAACCAGAACATGCAAGGTGGGCCCGCCCCCGTGGACGGACAACATCAGTTTGGACAAGCTTTGCCAACCAACAGAGGATTAGCAGGTAGCCCGATGCAAAACacgaacaacaacagcaacaagaacgGACTGCTCCAGCCGGGGATGGCTGGGTTCCCGGGGAACCAGGGGGCGAATATCTGGCAGACGAACTTTGACAGCCagatggtggatgggaaCAGCCCGAGCGACAGCTGGAGCACGAGCTCGGTGCAGGGGCAGCCGCTTCCCTCGACGATGAATGTGGAAGACTG GTTTCAATTCTTTGGGATCAACGGCGAGGCCCAGCACGGGCTTGGGTTTGATAATGTAGCTGCGGCGGCTGGGTTAGGGAATATGATGTAG
- the SRV2 gene encoding suppressor of rasval19 (BUSCO:EOG09262KZ3; EggNog:ENOG503NXBZ; COG:T; COG:Z) — translation MATHSTMHNFTTLIKRLEAATSRLEDIAQSAIDLESAAAQTPQGPSSTTTPQSSTPAPLIRALAPPPPPPPAPKPVAPVKEELPEQVEDFNAFIANHVEKWVKLSEEIGGPVAEQARLALKGYTEISKFIHLSTKSKRPDLKGADAPVYQKLIEPIADVIKAVNAIKDKAHRSDPFFNHVSAVADSIIVLAWPTIPTKPYKHVQEARDSAQFFGNKVITANKESGDAKHLEWIKAYYNIFPALIEYVKDRFPDGLTWNPNGQHASEVAKALENTPSAGAPAAPAPPAGGAPPPPPPPPPPGPPPVLRINEQKAEPAPAGGFGAVFSELNQGEAVTKGLRKVDKSEMTHKNPSLRASSVVSSEGSSARGKSPAPGKKPKPESMRVKKPPKKVLEGNKWTIENYDSQDEPIEIEVEMSHSLLISKCTKTTIVLKGKANAVTIENTTRLSLVVDDLVSTIDAVKSQNLALQVMGKIPTVLLDQVDGAQIYFSKESKSTRVFTSKSTGVNVNVIGEDDDYKELPLPNQICSYYDEEKGEMVNEIVSHAG, via the exons ATGGCGACCCATAGCACCATGCATAACTTTACGACTCTTATCAAGAG ACTGGAAGCCGCAACTTCGCGCCTGGAGGACATCGCGCAGTCAGCAATCGATCTCGaatccgccgccgcccagaCACCCCAGGGCCCAtcgtccaccaccactccccagAGTTCCACCCCTGCTCCCTTGATCAGAGCCCTcgcaccccctcctccgccgccaccagcccCGAAGCCCGTTGCGCCTGTGAAAGAAGAGCTCCCCGAGCAAGTGGAAGATTTCAACGCATTCATCGCCAACCATGTCGAGAAATGGGTTAAACTCAGCGAGGAGATTGGTGGCCCTGTCGCCGAGCAGGCCAGGCTGGCCCTGAAGGGGTACACGGAGATCTCCAAGTTCATCCACCTTTCGACCAAATCCAAGCGACCCGACCTTAAGGGTGCCGATGCCCCTGTGTACCAGAAGTTGATTGAGCCGATTGCCGACGTTATCAAGGCTGTCAAtgccatcaaggacaaggcaCATAGGTCGGATCCTTTCTTCAATCATGTCTCGGCTGTTGCCGACAGCATCATTGTGCTGGCCTGGCCTACCATTCCCACCAAGCCGTACAAGCACGTTCAGGAGGCTAGGGACTCGGCGCAGTTCTTTGGAAACAAGGTCATCACGGCTAATAAGGAGAG TGGCGATGCGAAGCACCTTGAATGGATCAAGGCCTATTACAACATCTTTCCCGCACTGATCGAATACGTCAAGGACAGATTCCCTGATGGACTCACGTGGAATCCCAACGGTCAGCATGCCTCCGAGGTGGCAAAGGCTCTGGAAAATACTCCTTCTGCTGGTGCTCCTGCGGCTCCGGCGCCACCAGCGGGTggtgcccctcctcctccccccccgccccctcctcccggtcCTCCACCGGTTCTTAGGATTAACGAGCAAAAGGCGGAGCCTGCTCCGGCCGGCGGGTTTGGCGCTGTTTTCTCGGAGTTGAACCAGGGCGAGGCGGTGACCAAGGGTCTTAGGAAGGTCGACAAGTCTGAGATGACGCATAAGAACCCGTCGCTCCGCGCGAGCTCGGTGGTGTCGTCTGAGGGCTCTTCTGCTCGCGGAAAGAGCCCGGCTCCGggcaagaagcccaagccgGAGAGCATGCGGGTTAAGAAGCCGCCCAAGAAGGTGCTTGAAGGGAACAAGTGGACCATT GAAAACTACGACAGCCAAGACGAACCCATCGAGATTGAAGTCGAAATGAgccactccctcctcatctccaagtgcaccaaaaccaccatcgTCCTCAAGGGCAAGGCGAACGCTGTCACGATTGAAAACACGACGAGATTGTCTCTTGTTGTGGATGATTTGGTCTCCACCATTGACGCGGTCAAGTCGCAGAACTTGGCGCTGCAGGTCATGGGGAAGATTCCGACGGTGCTATTGGATCAGGTGGATGGTGCGCAGATTTACTTTAGTAAGGAGAGCAAGAGCACGAGGGTTTTCACGAGCAAGAGCACGGGGGTGAATGTGAATgtgattggggaggatgatgactaCAAGGAGCTGCCACTGCCGAATCAGATTTGTTCGTATTATGATGAGGAGAaaggggagatggtgaaCGAGATTGTTAGTCATGCTGGCTAG
- the MCD4 gene encoding Glycosyl phosphatidyl inositol anchor synthesis (EggNog:ENOG503NUCC; COG:T; BUSCO:EOG09260KDB), which yields MASFPRFRFLAIAVIFHLAYIYSIFDIYFVSPIVSGMRLFEVERSPSQRAPADRLVLFVGDGLRADKAFQSHPEPYPKSDNDLVPRPLAPFLRSKILEKGTFGVSHTRVPTESRPGHVALIAGLYEDVSAVTTGWKMNPVNFDSVFNRSRHTWSWGSPDILPMFEHGAVPGRVDAYMYGHEMEDFSSDALVLDLWVFDHVKELFAEAKTNKTLGDALRQDRIVFFLHLLGLDTTGHFHRPYSKEYLNNIKVVDQGVKEITELIEDFYRDGRTAFVFTADHGMSDWGSHGDGHPDNTRTPLISWGSGVAKPELYPGGVAPGHDEYSSDWNLDHVRRHDVAQADIAALMAYLIGVEFPANSVGELPLPFLAADLKEKAKASLVNAQGVLEQYRVKEEQKMATELRYRPYKPLSENGLTAERRVADVKKLIRSGNYEEAIEESAALMKIGLGGLKYLQRYDWLFLRALITIGYFGWMAYALTTVIDLHVLHGKVKPSRTLGGTVVASSILVALYASFVISKSPPTYYLYAFFPVFFWEGVYARRESIAAGGKQLFGHVKSGASVVSLLFNTAIYIAIIVSLALGYIHREILTGLYAIGAFWPIAYGFSFLREHAALSATWFLSCLAMSTFTLLPAMKTEDVNQIVGGGCIMVLIGLVYLMFEDYILADFSRPTEQASPTQNHFSRTLVGVQIGLTALAMVVTRSSALSLQAKQGLPRGNQIVGWVVLVLSLLMPLAYKLVPSNESNTHYLHRLLIIFLTCAPTFVILTISYEGLFYVAFSAVLVSWVRLEHAIYRASPPPPPSPEGIDHRPLTLPDLRTSLFFLVLIQSAFFSTGNVASVSSFSLESVLRLIPIFDPFSQGALLILKLMIPFALISANLGILNKRLGVAPSALFMTVMAVSDVLTLYFFWVVKDEGSWLEIGSTISHFVIASLLCVFVAALEPVSGVFISGVEVEREENVVGNGEKKNGVVGDGKADGRI from the exons ATGGCTTCATTTCCACGGTTTCGGTTTTTAGCAATTGCCGTCATTTTTCACCTTGCCTACATTTACTCTATTTTCGACATATACTTCGTCAGTCCCATCGTCTCGGGAATGCGCCTGTTCGAAGTCGAAAGGTCACCATCACAGCGAGCGCCTGCGGATCGTCTAGTTTTGTTTGTGG GAGACGGATTGCGCGCCGACAAAGCATTTCAGTCCCACCCCGAGCCCTACCCGAAATCCGACAACGACCTTGTGCCAAGACCCCTGGCCCCTTTTCTGCGATCCAAGATCCTCGAGAAAGGCACGTTTGGTGTTTCCCACACACGTGTTCCCACCGAATCCAGACCAGGCCATGTTGCGCTTATTGCAGGTCTCTACGAAGATGTCTCGGCTGTCACCACTGGCTGGAAGATGAACCCGGTCAACTTTGACAGCGTGTTCAACCGCAGCAGACATACTTGGAGTTGGGGTAGTCCCGATATTTTGCCAATGTTTGAGCACGGTGCTGTTCCTGGGAGGGTTGATGCTTACATGTACGGCCATGAAATGGAGGACTTTTCGAGCGATGCTCTTGTTTTGGATCTTTGGGTATTCGACCATGTTAAGGAGCTGttcgccgaggccaagacGAACAAGACGCTCGGTGATGCGCTGCGACAAGACAGGATTGTCTTCTTCCTGCATCTTTTGGGATTGGATACCACCGGTCACTTCCACCGTCCGTATTCCAAGGAGTACCTGAATAATATCAAGGTGGTGGACCAAGGCGTAAAGGAAATTACCGAGTTGATCGAAGATTTCTATCGCGACGGCAGGACGGCATTTGTGTTCACGGCCGACCATGGTATGAGTGACTGGGGAAGCCACGGCGACGGCCATCCGGACAACACGCGAACTCCCTTGATTTCTTGGGGCTCAGGGGTTGCCAAGCCTGAGCTGTACCCTGGAGGGGTGGCCCCTGGACATGACGAGTACTCTTCGGACTGGAATCTCGATCACGTCAGGAGGCACGATGTTGCGCAGGCGGACATTGCTGCGCTCATGGCTTATCTTATTGGGGTCGAGTTTCCCGCAAACTCGGTGGGCGAGTTGCCGTTACCTTTCCTTGCGGCCGATTTGAAAGAAAAGGCCAAGGCATCGCTTGTTAATGCTCAGGGTGTCCTGGAGCAGTATCGCGTCAAGGAGGAACAGAAAATGGCTACCGAGCTCAGGTACAGACCTTATAAGCCGCTGAGCGAGAACGGTCTTACGGCTGAACGTCGCGTTGCCGACGTCAAGAAGCTTATCCGGAGTGGAAATTATGAGGAGGCGATTGAGGAATCTGCCGCCCTGATGAAAATCGGGCTCGGTGGTCTCAAATACCTCCAGAGATATGACTGGCTGTTCTTGCGAGCTTTGATCACCATCGGGTACTTTGGCTGGATGGCATATGCTCTGACGACTGTCATTGATTTGCATGTCTTGCACGGAAAGGTGAAGCCTTCCAGAACACTGGGTGGCACTGTCGTCGCCTCGTCTATCCTGGTTGCTCTTTACGCCTCCTTCGTCATCTCCAAGTCGCCCCCTACCTACTATCTCTATGCTTTCTTCCCAGTATTCTTCTGGGAGGGAGTCTATGCTCGACGGGAAAGTATTGCAGCGGGGGGCAAGCAACTGTTCGGCCACGTAAAGTCGGGCGCAAGTGTTGTTTCGCTTTTGTTCAACACGGCAATTTACATTGCAATCATCGTATCACTG GCGCTGGGATACATTCACCGTGAGATCTTGACTGGTCTCTATGCAATTGGCGCTTTCTGGCCTATCGCCTATGGATTTTCTTTCCTGCGAGAGCATGCTGCTCTGTCCGCCACATGGTTCCTCTCATGCCTGGCCATGAGCACATTCACATTACTCCCGGCCATGAAGACCGAGGATGTTAATCAAAT tgttggcggtggctgTATTATGGTTCTTATCGGCCTTGTTTATCTGATGTTTGAAGACTATATCCTCGCCGATTTCTCCCGCCCTACCGAACAAGCCTCGCCAACGCAAAATCACTTCTCCCGCACCCTTGTGGGCGTCCAAATTGGCCTCACGGCCTTGGCCATGGTTGTCACGCGCTCCAGCGCACTTTCGCTGCAGGCCAAACAAGGCCTTCCTCGAGGCAACCAAATTGTAGGCTGGGTTGTCCTTGTGCTGTCTCTTCTGATGCCTCTGGCCTATAAGCTTGTACCCAGCAACGAGTCGAACACGCACTACCTCCATCGGctgctcatcatcttcctcacctgCGCCCCGACCTTTGTCATCTTGACCATCTCGTATGAAGGCCTCTTCTACGTGGCTTTCTCTGCGGTGCTGGTCAGCTGGGTGAGACTCGAGCACGCCATCTACCGCGCttcgccccctccaccaccatctcccgaGGGCATCGACCACCGCCCTCTGACTCTTCCCGACCTTCGCACCTCGCTGTTCTTCCTGGTGCTCATCCAGTCAGCATTCTTCTCCACCGGAAACGTCGCCTCTGtttcttccttctctctcGAGTCGGTGCTGCGGCTCATTCCCATCTTTGACCCCTTTTCGCAAGGCGCTCTGTTGatcttgaagttgatgatTCCATTTGCTCTGATTTCGGCCAATCTTGGGATTCTGAACAAGAGGCTGGGGGTTGCGCCCTCGGCGCTGTTTATGACGGTTATGGCGGTCAGTGACGTGTTGACGCTCTATTTCTTTTGGGTGGTCAAGGATGAAGGGTCGTGGCTTGAGATTGGGAGCACGATCAGCCACTTTGTGATTGCGAGcttgttgtgtgtgtttgtggcGGCTTTGGAGCCGGTTAGCGGGGTGTTTAtctcgggggtggaggttgagagggaggagaatgTTGTTGGAAatggggagaagaaaaatggGGTAGTGGGCGATGGGAAGGCTGACGGGAGGATATGA
- a CDS encoding hypothetical protein (EggNog:ENOG503Q3KF; COG:S) gives MDTYLKYLSETVLAEEKVVDYVLLSQTLQVPVNIAKQMLYEFHRTQNAKRPGSVHATYLIYGVKYNTNSQNGGDEDMPDADSVTDVVPVYHLHLVTEEKLRDVLAEYEEVATIHVYSVSPQPVKDMALLADLAQEVRKSDKQVPVSITNPNVRTRERKGLGPKAATAATAAVKQQPKATSAVKEEPKVAVETKPAEQTKPAVKTEKPAKAATSAPAKKPAPARSSGIMAAFSKAAALPKKEKSSKPASPAVTETNTPALSDEDDDEEEMPQPKARPKPGSKTKKQREEDLRRMMEEDDSEETPASERAESPEEPEPEPMEAEEEAPEPVEEEKEVVETTSNGRRRGKRRVMRKKQIMDEQGYLVTIQEPGWESFSEDEAPPPPKVVKTTSSASSTQGSKAKRPAAKGQGSIMSFFSKKA, from the exons ATGGACACATATCTCAAATATCTGTCTGAGACCGTTCTCGCGGAGGAAAAGGTG GTCGATTATGTTCTGTTGAGCCAGACTCTCCAAGTGCCGGTCAACATTGCCAAGCA GATGCTCTATGAGTTTCACCGGACTCAAAATGCGAAGCGCCCTGGAAGTGTACATGCCACTTATCTCATCTATGGAGTGAAGTACAACACCAATTCTCAGAatggaggagacgaggacATGCCCGATGCGGACTCGGTGACCGACGTTGTTCCTGTCTACCATCTTCACCTGGTCACAGAGGAGAAGCTTAGAG ATGTTCTGGCGGAATATGAAGAGGTTGCGACAATTCACGTCTACAGCGTCTCTCCGCAACCCGTCAAG GACATGGCCTTGCTGGCAGATCTCGCGCAAGAGGTCCGCAAAAGTGACAAACAGGTCCCAGTCAGCATAACCAACCCCAATGTGCGCACTCGGGAGCGAAAGGGCCTTGGTCCCAAAGCCGCCACTGCTGCCACGGCTGCTGTCAAGCAACAACCAAAAGCCACTTCAGCGGTCAAGGAGGAACCCAAGGTCGCTGTGGAAACCAAGCCAGCTGAGCAAACCAAGCCAGCTGTAAAGACCGAGAAACCTGCAAAGGCCGCAACTTCAGCCCCGGCCAAGAAGCCTGCACCTGCCAGGAGCTCTGGTATCATGGCTGCCTTTTCCAAGGCGGCAGCACTgcccaagaaagaaaaatcaTCAAAGCCGGCGTCACCAGCTGTCACGGAGACGAACACGCCGGCACTGTctgacgaagatgacgacgaagaggagatGCCCCAGCCAAAGGCTCGTCCCAAGCCCGGATCCAAAACCAAGAAacagagggaggaggatttgcgGCGCATGATGGAAGAGGACGATAGCGAGGAGACGCCGGCTTCAGAGAGAGCTGAGTCTCCCGAAGAACCTGAGCCTGAGCCGATGgaagcagaggaagaggcgcCAGAACCtgtcgaggaagagaaggaggttgttgaaacAACGAGCAACGGGCGCCGGCGTGGTAAGAGAAGAGTGATGCGGAAGAAGCAGATTATGGATGAGCAAGGATACCTTG TTACCATCCAAGAACCTGGGTGGGAGTCTTTCTCGGAAGATgaagctcctccgccgcccaagGTCGTCAAGACCACCAgctctgcttcttcaacccaGGGTTCCAAGGCGAAGAGGCCGGCGGCCAAAGGTCAAGGCAGCATTatgtctttcttttccaagAAGGCTTGA
- a CDS encoding hypothetical protein (COG:O; EggNog:ENOG503NWZ6; CAZy:GH125), giving the protein MAQLRWSSLLLPLLALDYAPASATVGDYTNQEPLTHKFDKSACPDYAHYATYPHGPYSKGPLELPFQRPDPRCRTFQSDAIEKVIKDVTSRMKDPDLARLFENAFPSTTDTTVRFHTDGKDEKIKKKLQEREKGNSFREDGEWEGPQSFIITGDIIAEWLRDSTNQLKPYQPLALKDPAIYTLILGAINTQSEYVIQSPYCNAFQPPPISGLPVSMNGQDDTVHPVYEPNVVFECKYELDSVAHFLALGNEFHKQTNSKEFINPRWRKAVRNVLRVLESQSQPTFDSATGGYRLNEYTFQRRTNTGTETLNLQGVGNPLNNGTGLVRSAFRPSDDATIFGFFIPANAQMSVELGRAAAVLRKTGDEGDRLLAEEMEGYSKRMREGIWEHGVVTHRKYGRVFAYEVDGFGSALMMDDANYPSLLALPLMGFVGVEDEVYQNTRRMLLEKEGNPYYLKGRDFRGIGGPHIGLQNAWPMSLLVQARTSGDDEEIRECLGLVLRGSRLGLVHESVDVNWVTSYTRSWFAWANGVFAETVLDLARRKPELIFEDGRPYEIS; this is encoded by the exons ATGGCTCAACTTCGATGGAGCTCTCTCTTGCTGCCATTGCTGGCTTTGGACTATGCGCCAGCATCGGCAACAGTTGGAGATTACACGAACCAAGAGCCGCTGACGCACAAGTTTGACAAATCGGCTTGTCCAGACTACGCCCACTACGCTACCTATCCCCA CGGACCATACTCCAAAGGACCCCTCGAACTCCCCTTCCAAAGACCCGACCCACGATGCCGAACATTCCAGTCCGACGCAATCGAAAAGGTCATCAAGGACGTCACCTCTCGGATGAAAGACCCAGACCTTGCGCGCCTGTTTGAGAACGCTTTCCCTTCCACGACAGACACGACGGTCAGGTTCCATACAGACGGAAAAGAcgaaaagatcaagaagaagctccaggagagagaaaaggggaACAGCTTCCGGGAGGATGGCGAGTGGGAAGGGCCACAGTCGTTCATCATCACGGGGGATATCATTGCTGAATGGTTGCGGGATAGCACCAACCAGCTTAAGCCGTATCAACCCCTTGCGCTGAAGGATCCGGCGATCTACACTCTGATTCTGGGGGCGATCAACACCCAGAGCGAATATGTCATCCAGAGCCCTTACTGCAACGCGTTTCAACCACCGCCTATTTCGGGACTTCCGGTGAGCATGAACGGCCAGGACGACACGGTTCACCCGGTATATGAACCGAACGTTGTGTTTGAGTGCAAATACGAGCTTGACTCTGTCGCGCACTTTTTGGCGTTGGGCAATGAGTTTCATAAGCAGACGAatagcaaggagttcatcAACCCCCGCTGGCGGAAGGCTGTGAGGAACGTtctgagggtgttggagtcgCAGAGCCAGCCGACGTTTGATTCTGCCACGGGTGGGTACAGGTTGAACGAGTATACTTTTCAACGGAGGACCAATACCGGGACGGAGACGCTTAATCTTCAGGGTGTGGGGAATCCGCTGAACAATGGGACTGGGCTGGTGAGGTCTGCGTTCCGACCCAGTGACGATGCGACGATTTTTGGGTTTTTCATCCCGGCTAATGCGCAGATGAGTGTTGAGCTCGGGCGGGCCGCGGCTGTGCTGAGGAAGAcgggggatgagggtgatAGGCTGCTtgcggaggagatggaggggtacagcaagaggatgagggaggggatttgGGAGCATGGGGTTGTTACGCATAGGAAGTATGGCAGGGTTTTTGCTTATGAGGTTGACGGGTTTGGGAGtgcgttgatgatggatgatgcgAATTATCCGTCGCTTTTGGCGCTGCCGTTGatggggtttgttggggtggaggatgaggtgtATCAGAAtacgaggaggatgttgctggagaaggaggggaatcCGTATTatttgaaggggagggactttagggggattggggggcCGCACATTGGGTTGCAGAACGCGTGGCCGATGAGCTTGTTGGTTCAGGCGAGGACGagtggggatgatgaagagattAGGGAGTGTcttgggttggtgttgagggggagtcggttggggttggtgcaTGAGAGTGTTGATGTTAATTGGGTGACCAGTTATACGAGGAGTTGGTTTGCGTGGGCTAATGGGGTGTTTGCCGAGACGGTTTTGGatctggcgaggaggaagcccgAGTTGATttttgaggatgggaggCCGTATGAGATATCGTGA